The Salvelinus fontinalis isolate EN_2023a chromosome 31, ASM2944872v1, whole genome shotgun sequence genome has a window encoding:
- the si:dkeyp-110g5.4 gene encoding uncharacterized protein si:dkeyp-110g5.4, producing the protein MQGIDILENFEIYIPKEAEVKITSIQTLPTSILRRMGVPHSQGESAKRGSSPLAMWISPVVIRERGCSPTSPTVDTAKINLASLVTTEPKAAQGPFLMPFVSSSGTAFNVLREFLPSRQNFQQGTATQIEPIPHGLPSVPHQDAIIIHKGRIFLSIKKAKTVRGKRQHSPDLDNSLSSEAPQTTQRKLMFLSPAKKSQKFCPASPKPSPKKPQGKWALLQRFGLTHQVQVKLSRIPQGDIAPQQTAEQGHSAEEDPNTEQDQVIRKLLNANRLLKETPGRCPEQEMELVTQEEDKPLNEETQESLSKTANRHPCSSEGFQGRGGITSETDDDAQEEEEPEEEGCHNLGSVKQRRVEDKGKSGAEGQATNGDESEVEDLSVTAVALSDSSPPPEALNADQSSDTVMQVDFAGDSVQSWTAECPIIPALAPTPKEHHGFDFEHSAREERINRIRAKLREREAALNNLRSPS; encoded by the exons ATGCAGGGCATAGACATCCTGGAGAACTTTGAGATCTACATCCCGAAAGAGGCAGAGGTGAAAATCACCTCTATTCAGACTCTGCCAACCTCCATCTTGAGAAGGATGGGGGTGCCCCACTCTCAGGGTGAGAGTGCAAAGAGAGGGTCCTCGCCTTTGGCCATGTGGATCTCGCCAGTGGTCATCCGAGAGAGAGGCTGTTCACCGACCAGCCCCACAGTGGACACTGCCAAGATTAACCTGGCCTCACTGGTGACCACAGAACCCAAGGCAGCTCAGGGTCCCTTCTTGATGCCATTCGTCTCCTCCAGCGGCACGGCCTTCAATGTCCTCAGGGAGTTCTTGCCCTCCAGACAGAACTTCCAGCAGGGTACTGCCACCCAGATTGAACCCATCCCCCATGGCCTGCCCTCTGTCCCCCACCAGGATGCCATCATCATCCACAAGGGGAGGATCTTCCTGTCAATCAAGAAAGCAAAGACTGTCAGAGGAAAGAGGCAGCACAGCCCTGACCTGGATAACTCGTTGTCTTCCGAGGCCCCTCAGACCACACAGCGAAAACTGATGTTCCTCTCACCTGCCAAGAAGAGCCAGAAG TTCTGCCCCGCATCTCCAAAGCCGTCTCCTAAAAAGCCCCAGGGGAAGTgggcattgctgcagaggttcgGCCTGACCCACCAAGTCCAGGTGAAGTTGTCCAGAATCCCCCAGGGGGACATTGCGCCACAGCAGACTGCCGAACAGGGTCACTCAGCGGAAGAGGATCCTAACACAGAGCAA GATCAAGTCATACGGAAGTTATTGAACGCCAACAGGTTGTTAAAGGAGACACCTGGCAGATGTCCTGAACAGGAGATGGAGTTGGTGACTCAAGAGGAAGACAAGCCTTTGAATGAGGAGACCCAAGAATCATTATCAAAGACAGCAAATCGGCACCCTTGCTCAAGCGAAGGCTTTCAGGGCAGAGGTGGGATTACCAGTGAGACAGATGATGATgctcaggaggaggaggagcctgAGGAAGAGGGATGTCACAATTTGGGTAGTGTCAAACAACGACGAGTTGAAGACAAAGGTAAGAGTGGGGCAGAGGGCCAAGCCACCAATGGGGATGAGTCTGAGGTGGAAGATCTCTCTGTTACGGCTGTTGCTTTGAGTGACAGCTCACCTCCACCAGAGGCCCTGAATGCAGACCAAAGCAGTGATACGGTTATGCAAGTTGACTTCGCGGGGGACAGTGTTCAGAGTTGGACGGCGGAGTGCCCAATCATACCCGCTCTAGCCCCCACCCCCAAAGAGCACCATGGTTTTGACTTTGAGCATTCGGCCCGTGAGGAGAGGATCAACCGTATCAGGGccaaactgagagagagagaggctgcccTCAACAACCTACGCTCTCCAAGTTGA